One Microbacterium sp. zg-B96 genomic region harbors:
- the tsaD gene encoding tRNA (adenosine(37)-N6)-threonylcarbamoyltransferase complex transferase subunit TsaD, with the protein MNRDNPLVLGIETSCDETGIGIVRGRRLLSNTIASSMDEHARYGGVIPEIAARAHLEALQPAIEQALAEASATEGRPLALSDLDAVAVTSGPGLAGALMVGIGAAKALAVGLDKPLYAVNHLVGHIAADLLTGDAVEYPTVALLVSGGHTSLLLVRDLTTDVELLGETVDDAAGEAFDKVARILGLPYPGGPEIDRAAATGDPAAIRFPRGLSRASDMDAHRYDFSFSGLKTAVARWMEQREAAGDPVPVADVAASFREAVVDVLVTKALDACARHDVPRLLLGGGVIANRRLREVALERAAAAGVTVRIPPLSLCTDNGAMIAGLAAELIAAGRPPSSLVFGADSTLPVTEIQVAEEVLA; encoded by the coding sequence ATGAACCGCGACAATCCGCTCGTGCTCGGCATCGAGACCAGCTGCGACGAGACCGGCATCGGGATCGTGCGCGGCCGCCGGCTGCTGAGCAACACGATCGCCAGTTCCATGGACGAGCACGCCCGCTACGGCGGCGTGATCCCCGAGATCGCCGCGCGCGCCCACCTCGAAGCGCTGCAGCCGGCCATCGAGCAGGCGCTGGCCGAGGCATCCGCCACCGAGGGGCGGCCGCTCGCGCTGAGCGACCTCGACGCGGTCGCCGTCACGAGCGGCCCGGGTCTCGCCGGTGCGCTCATGGTCGGCATCGGAGCGGCCAAGGCACTCGCGGTGGGCCTGGACAAGCCGCTGTACGCCGTCAATCACCTGGTCGGTCACATCGCCGCGGACCTCCTCACCGGCGACGCCGTCGAGTACCCCACCGTCGCGCTGCTGGTCAGCGGCGGGCACACCTCGCTGCTGCTGGTGCGCGACCTCACCACCGACGTCGAACTGCTCGGCGAGACCGTCGACGATGCGGCGGGGGAGGCGTTCGACAAGGTCGCCCGCATCCTCGGGCTGCCCTACCCCGGCGGCCCCGAGATCGACCGCGCGGCCGCCACGGGGGACCCCGCCGCGATCCGCTTCCCCCGTGGCCTGTCCCGCGCCTCCGACATGGACGCGCACCGCTACGACTTCTCGTTCTCCGGGCTCAAGACCGCCGTCGCCCGCTGGATGGAGCAGCGCGAGGCGGCGGGCGACCCCGTGCCGGTCGCCGACGTCGCGGCATCCTTCCGTGAAGCGGTGGTCGACGTGCTCGTCACGAAGGCCCTTGACGCGTGCGCGCGGCACGACGTGCCGCGACTGCTGCTGGGCGGCGGCGTCATCGCAAACCGGCGGCTGCGTGAGGTGGCCCTGGAGCGCGCCGCCGCAGCGGGCGTGACGGTGCGGATTCCACCCTTGAGCCTGTGCACCGACAACGGCGCGATGATCGCCGGGCTCGCGGCCGAGCTCATCGCCGCGGGCCGCCCGCCGTCGTCCCTGGTGTTCGGCGCTGATTCGACGCTTCCGGTCACCGAGATCCAGGTGGCCGAGGAGGTGCTCGCATGA
- a CDS encoding holo-ACP synthase produces MIVGIGIDLVDIPRFERSLERTPRLAQRLFSPAEQLLPPRSLAARYAAKEALIKALGGSDGVHWTEIEITPESSGRPWFTLTGSTAVVVAERGITTLHLSMSHDAGLATAYVVAEALDPRADGER; encoded by the coding sequence GTGATCGTCGGAATCGGCATCGACCTGGTCGACATCCCGCGGTTCGAGCGGTCGCTGGAGCGCACCCCGCGTCTGGCCCAGCGCCTTTTCTCACCGGCCGAGCAGCTGTTGCCGCCGCGGTCGCTGGCCGCCCGCTACGCCGCCAAGGAAGCGCTCATCAAGGCGCTGGGCGGCTCGGACGGCGTGCACTGGACCGAGATCGAGATCACCCCGGAGTCCTCCGGCCGGCCCTGGTTCACCCTCACCGGCTCCACCGCCGTCGTCGTCGCCGAGCGGGGGATCACGACGCTGCACCTGTCGATGTCCCACGATGCCGGGCTTGCGACGGCGTACGTCGTCGCCGAGGCGCTGGACCCCCGCGCGGACGGCGAACGATGA
- a CDS encoding glycosyltransferase, with protein sequence MRHSMLSVIIAAHNEESVLGPTLDALLDQPGTRDAQVIVSANGCTDRTADVAAARGVVVVDRLEPGKAGALNAADAIATGSARMYLDADIVLPPEAATHLLGHLGGPQKPLAVVPRRRVNTSASGPLVKAYYAINGRLPVFRRGLFGRGLILLSQEGRGRFGAFPAMIADDLYVDAQFTDEERVEAHDVEVVIEAPRDTRSLVRRLIRVRRGNAQMRAAGAVEGDVHAGVRRSDKWSWLRDVVAAEPRLFPAGLVYCAITLLASLMARRAPRGDGWAQDRSTRVPDPGALPGAT encoded by the coding sequence GTGCGTCACAGCATGTTGAGCGTCATCATCGCAGCACACAACGAGGAGAGCGTCCTCGGACCAACCCTCGATGCGCTCCTGGACCAGCCGGGCACGAGGGATGCACAGGTCATCGTGAGCGCGAACGGCTGCACGGACCGAACCGCCGACGTCGCCGCTGCTCGGGGAGTCGTTGTGGTGGACCGCCTCGAGCCGGGCAAGGCCGGCGCGCTGAATGCGGCCGATGCGATCGCGACGGGGTCGGCCCGCATGTATCTCGACGCCGACATCGTGCTGCCGCCCGAGGCGGCGACCCACCTCCTGGGTCACCTCGGGGGGCCACAAAAGCCACTCGCCGTCGTTCCCCGGCGCCGCGTGAACACGTCCGCGTCCGGGCCGCTCGTCAAGGCATACTACGCCATCAACGGCCGGCTTCCGGTGTTCCGCAGGGGGCTGTTCGGCCGGGGGCTCATCCTGCTGTCACAGGAAGGGCGTGGCCGCTTCGGCGCGTTCCCGGCGATGATCGCGGACGACTTGTACGTCGATGCCCAGTTCACCGACGAGGAACGCGTCGAGGCGCACGACGTCGAGGTCGTGATCGAAGCCCCCCGGGACACTCGCAGCCTCGTACGGCGGCTCATCCGCGTCCGCCGTGGGAACGCGCAGATGCGCGCTGCCGGGGCCGTGGAAGGCGACGTTCATGCGGGCGTACGACGATCAGACAAGTGGTCCTGGCTGCGCGACGTGGTCGCCGCAGAACCGCGCCTGTTCCCGGCCGGGCTCGTCTACTGCGCGATCACACTGCTGGCCTCGCTGATGGCCCGACGCGCACCGCGCGGTGACGGCTGGGCGCAGGACCGCAGCACCCGGGTGCCTGATCCTGGCGCGCTCCCCGGGGCGACATGA
- the rimI gene encoding ribosomal protein S18-alanine N-acetyltransferase — MSVRPATADDLDAIMALERASFPTDAWSESLMRAELASPHGRYFALEQAGRLVGYAGLRAPAGSKEADVQTIAVAAEARGLGYGRTLLRTLLAEAVQRRAAEVFLEVRADNPVAQALYASEGFTEIGRRPRYYQPDGVDAVVMRLDLRGWTAAARTITQEEPRPEAGNAAKPADLPELRPDEGAEPQRWCT, encoded by the coding sequence GTGAGCGTGCGCCCGGCCACAGCCGACGACCTCGACGCCATCATGGCGCTGGAGCGCGCGTCGTTCCCGACGGATGCCTGGAGCGAGTCGCTCATGCGCGCCGAGCTCGCCTCGCCGCACGGCCGGTACTTCGCACTGGAGCAGGCCGGACGCCTCGTCGGGTACGCGGGACTGCGGGCGCCCGCCGGGTCGAAAGAGGCCGACGTCCAGACCATCGCGGTCGCCGCCGAGGCCCGCGGGCTCGGGTACGGCCGCACGCTGCTGCGGACGCTGCTGGCCGAAGCGGTGCAGCGTCGCGCCGCGGAGGTGTTCCTCGAGGTGCGGGCAGACAACCCCGTCGCCCAGGCGCTGTACGCCTCGGAGGGCTTCACCGAGATCGGCCGTCGGCCCCGGTACTACCAGCCGGACGGGGTGGATGCCGTCGTGATGCGGCTCGACCTGCGGGGCTGGACCGCTGCCGCGCGGACCATAACTCAGGAAGAACCGCGGCCGGAGGCCGGGAACGCCGCGAAACCGGCCGATCTTCCTGAATTGCGACCCGATGAAGGCGCCGAACCGCAGAGGTGGTGCACATGA
- the alr gene encoding alanine racemase: MSRMPAGAMREAVIDVGAIGANIRHLRRLTGVEILAVVKADGYGHGALRTARAALDAGATRLGVADVTEALALRRAGVDAPILAWLHAPGASFAEPAAQDIELGVSSFDQLLAAAAAATADRPVAVHLKVETGLGRNGLSPAEWGTVFAEAARLERIGRVRVAGIFSHLSNTSAADDRAALAVFHEAMGLAASVGLAPHTRHIAATNAAIALPEARLDCVRIGIGMYGLSPFDDRTSADLGLRPAMTLRAAVAAVRRVPAGQGVSYGYLHRTEGETTLALVPLGYADGVPRAASSLGPVMIGGRRYTVAGRIAMDQFVVDVGDAPVAVGDEVVLFGDPTLGAPGADEWGVASGSINYEIVTRIGPRVPRRQVST, encoded by the coding sequence ATGAGCCGGATGCCGGCGGGCGCCATGCGCGAAGCGGTGATCGACGTCGGAGCGATCGGTGCGAACATCCGTCACCTGCGCCGACTCACCGGTGTCGAGATCCTCGCGGTCGTGAAAGCCGACGGCTACGGCCACGGCGCGCTGCGCACCGCCCGCGCCGCCCTCGACGCCGGCGCCACCCGGCTCGGCGTCGCCGATGTCACCGAGGCGCTGGCATTGCGCCGCGCCGGCGTCGATGCGCCGATCCTCGCCTGGCTGCACGCGCCGGGTGCGTCGTTCGCGGAGCCCGCCGCCCAGGACATCGAACTGGGCGTCTCCAGCTTCGACCAGCTGCTGGCCGCCGCCGCGGCGGCCACGGCCGACCGCCCGGTCGCGGTGCATCTGAAGGTCGAGACCGGCCTCGGCCGCAACGGGCTCTCGCCCGCCGAGTGGGGCACCGTCTTCGCCGAGGCCGCACGGCTCGAGCGGATCGGCAGGGTCCGGGTCGCCGGCATCTTCAGTCACCTCTCCAACACCTCCGCCGCCGACGACCGCGCCGCACTGGCGGTGTTCCACGAGGCAATGGGCCTGGCGGCATCCGTGGGGCTCGCGCCGCACACCCGGCACATCGCTGCCACCAACGCGGCCATCGCACTGCCGGAGGCACGGCTGGACTGCGTGCGCATCGGCATCGGCATGTACGGGCTGTCGCCGTTCGATGACCGCACTTCGGCCGACCTGGGCCTGCGCCCGGCGATGACGCTGCGCGCCGCCGTCGCGGCGGTGCGGCGGGTGCCGGCAGGGCAGGGCGTCTCGTACGGCTACCTGCACCGCACCGAGGGGGAGACGACGCTCGCGTTGGTGCCCCTCGGGTACGCCGACGGGGTGCCGCGGGCGGCGTCGAGCCTCGGACCGGTGATGATCGGCGGGCGCCGCTACACCGTGGCCGGCCGCATCGCGATGGACCAGTTCGTCGTCGACGTCGGCGACGCGCCAGTGGCCGTCGGCGACGAGGTCGTGCTGTTCGGCGACCCCACCCTCGGCGCGCCGGGGGCGGACGAGTGGGGCGTGGCATCCGGATCGATCAACTACGAGATCGTCACCCGGATCGGCCCGCGGGTGCCGCGCCGGCAGGTGTCCACGTGA
- the glmS gene encoding glutamine--fructose-6-phosphate transaminase (isomerizing): MCGIIGYVGPRPSQDILLSGLARLEYRGYDSAGIAVIDGDGGLGMRKRAGKLSVLRDDLVTDPMPDGTTGIGHTRWATHGGPTDANAHPHLADDDKLAVIHNGIIENFAELKHELLGEGHTFRSETDTEVAAVLLARAYREQGGDLVAAFRSVVSRLEGAFTLLAMHQDSPGVVVGARRNSPLVIGLGDGENFLGSDVAAFVEHTRNALAIGQDQIVAITPDAVTVTDFDGNDVEVEPFEVVWDASAAEKGGWSSFMAKEVSEEPEAVANTLRGRIHDGVVSIPELDGLDEMFTGINRIVVIACGTAAYAAMVGKYALEQWTRIPVDVELAHEFRYRDPVIGPDTLVVSISQSGETMDTLMAVKYASAHGAKTLSICNTQGATIPRESDAIVYTHAGPEVAVASTKAFVAQITALYLLALHVGRLRGSLTDAEIAANADELEAIPAKIARILAEEQGHIEQFARWMADTRSVLFLGRHVGYPIALEGALKLKEITYIHAEGFAAGELKHGPIALIEPGQPVFVIVPSPRESAELQKKVVSNIQEIRARGARIIAVAEEGDAAVLPYADEVLRIPLAGALFEPLLAVVPLHIFAMGLATAKGLDVDQPRNLAKSVTVE; this comes from the coding sequence ATGTGCGGAATCATTGGTTACGTCGGCCCCAGGCCGAGCCAGGACATCCTCCTTTCGGGTCTGGCACGCCTGGAATACCGCGGCTATGACTCTGCAGGCATCGCCGTCATCGACGGCGATGGGGGTTTGGGTATGCGCAAGCGCGCGGGCAAGCTCAGCGTGCTGCGCGACGACCTCGTCACCGATCCGATGCCCGACGGCACCACCGGCATCGGCCACACCCGGTGGGCGACCCACGGCGGCCCGACCGACGCCAACGCCCACCCTCACCTCGCCGATGACGACAAGCTCGCCGTCATCCACAACGGCATCATCGAGAACTTCGCCGAGCTGAAGCACGAGCTCCTCGGCGAGGGTCACACCTTCCGCAGCGAGACCGACACCGAGGTCGCAGCGGTGCTGCTGGCCCGCGCGTACCGCGAGCAGGGCGGGGACCTCGTCGCCGCGTTCCGGTCCGTGGTGTCCCGGCTGGAGGGCGCGTTCACGCTGCTCGCGATGCACCAGGACAGCCCGGGCGTCGTCGTCGGCGCCCGCCGCAACTCGCCGCTGGTGATCGGCCTGGGCGACGGCGAGAACTTCCTCGGCTCCGATGTCGCCGCGTTCGTCGAGCACACCCGCAACGCACTGGCCATCGGCCAGGACCAGATCGTCGCCATCACCCCCGACGCCGTGACCGTCACCGATTTCGACGGCAACGACGTCGAGGTGGAGCCCTTCGAGGTGGTGTGGGACGCATCGGCAGCAGAGAAGGGCGGCTGGTCCTCGTTCATGGCCAAGGAGGTCTCCGAGGAGCCCGAAGCCGTCGCCAACACCCTCCGCGGCCGCATCCACGACGGCGTCGTGAGCATCCCCGAGCTCGACGGGCTCGACGAGATGTTCACCGGCATCAACCGCATCGTCGTCATCGCCTGCGGGACCGCAGCATACGCCGCGATGGTCGGCAAGTACGCCCTGGAGCAGTGGACGCGCATCCCCGTCGACGTGGAACTGGCCCACGAGTTCCGCTATCGCGACCCGGTGATCGGACCCGACACGCTGGTCGTGTCGATCAGTCAATCCGGCGAGACAATGGACACCCTCATGGCCGTGAAGTACGCCTCGGCGCACGGCGCGAAGACGCTGTCGATCTGCAACACGCAGGGTGCGACGATCCCCCGCGAGTCGGATGCCATCGTCTACACCCACGCCGGGCCCGAGGTCGCGGTCGCTTCGACGAAGGCGTTCGTCGCGCAGATCACCGCGCTGTACCTGCTCGCACTGCACGTCGGGCGCCTGCGCGGTTCGCTGACGGATGCCGAGATCGCCGCGAACGCTGACGAACTCGAGGCGATCCCGGCGAAGATCGCCCGGATTCTCGCCGAGGAGCAGGGGCACATCGAGCAGTTCGCGCGCTGGATGGCCGACACCCGCTCGGTCCTGTTCCTGGGGCGCCACGTGGGCTACCCGATTGCCCTCGAGGGCGCGCTGAAGCTCAAGGAGATCACCTACATCCACGCCGAGGGCTTCGCCGCCGGTGAGCTCAAGCACGGACCGATCGCACTGATCGAGCCGGGACAGCCCGTGTTCGTGATCGTGCCGTCGCCGCGGGAATCGGCCGAGCTGCAGAAGAAGGTCGTCTCCAACATCCAGGAGATCCGCGCGCGCGGCGCCCGCATCATCGCCGTGGCCGAAGAGGGGGATGCCGCCGTGCTCCCTTACGCCGACGAGGTGCTGCGCATCCCGCTGGCCGGCGCGCTGTTCGAGCCGCTGCTGGCCGTCGTGCCGCTGCACATCTTCGCGATGGGACTGGCCACGGCCAAGGGCCTGGATGTGGACCAGCCCCGCAACCTCGCGAAGTCCGTCACCGTCGAGTAA
- the tsaE gene encoding tRNA (adenosine(37)-N6)-threonylcarbamoyltransferase complex ATPase subunit type 1 TsaE has translation MSGLDDFVGEREIDSPAEMEALGRALGESMRAGDLLVLTGALGAGKTTLTRGIAAGVGVRGPVQSPTFVIARTHPSLVGGPPLVHVDAYRLGSGAELDDLDLDLDGSVVVVEWGRDMVQGLRERWWEVELDREWHGRGVDTACGTVSRATEDLDADTPRRVVISRRP, from the coding sequence GTGAGCGGGCTCGACGACTTCGTCGGGGAGCGCGAGATCGACTCGCCGGCCGAGATGGAGGCGCTCGGACGCGCGCTGGGCGAGAGCATGCGCGCCGGTGACCTGCTGGTGCTCACCGGGGCGCTGGGGGCCGGCAAGACCACCCTCACCCGCGGGATCGCCGCCGGCGTCGGCGTGCGGGGGCCGGTGCAGAGCCCCACATTCGTGATCGCGCGCACGCACCCCTCACTTGTGGGCGGGCCGCCGCTGGTGCACGTGGACGCCTACCGGCTCGGCTCGGGGGCGGAGCTGGACGACCTCGACCTCGACCTCGACGGCTCGGTGGTCGTCGTCGAGTGGGGCCGCGACATGGTGCAGGGCCTGCGGGAGCGCTGGTGGGAAGTGGAACTCGACCGCGAGTGGCACGGCCGGGGCGTCGACACCGCCTGCGGCACCGTCTCGCGCGCGACCGAGGACCTCGACGCCGACACTCCGCGGCGCGTCGTGATCTCCCGACGCCCGTGA
- the tsaB gene encoding tRNA (adenosine(37)-N6)-threonylcarbamoyltransferase complex dimerization subunit type 1 TsaB, whose translation MILGIDTSLGTAVAVVEADGVVRSTASSPNPLGHAEVIGELLQHVLADAEFGPVGATTAAAPVTVTHVAAGMGPGPFTGLRVGIAAAKAFALARGIPVVPVASHDAVALEVLLADAMSGEDTPRFAVVTDARRREFACSVYDDLDDDGLPVRVTGPVLVPRDDIDARLAEWGARRHDAAAVPAQLLALVAARAIAAGRQVAASEPLYLRVPDVSVPAPRKKVGT comes from the coding sequence GTGATCCTCGGCATCGACACTTCCCTCGGCACGGCGGTCGCCGTCGTCGAGGCCGACGGGGTCGTGCGCTCGACCGCATCCAGTCCCAACCCGCTCGGGCACGCGGAGGTCATCGGCGAGCTGCTGCAGCACGTCCTCGCCGACGCGGAGTTCGGCCCGGTCGGCGCCACCACCGCCGCGGCACCGGTCACCGTGACGCATGTCGCCGCTGGCATGGGTCCCGGTCCCTTCACCGGCCTTCGCGTCGGCATCGCCGCGGCGAAGGCGTTCGCGCTGGCCCGCGGCATCCCCGTAGTCCCCGTCGCGAGCCACGACGCGGTCGCGCTGGAAGTGCTGCTGGCCGACGCGATGTCGGGGGAGGACACCCCCCGCTTCGCCGTCGTCACCGACGCCCGCCGCCGCGAGTTCGCCTGCAGCGTCTACGACGACCTGGACGACGACGGGCTGCCGGTGCGGGTCACCGGCCCGGTTCTCGTGCCGCGCGACGACATCGACGCGCGGCTTGCCGAGTGGGGTGCCCGTCGTCACGACGCCGCCGCGGTGCCGGCGCAGCTGCTGGCCCTCGTCGCCGCCCGCGCGATCGCCGCGGGCCGGCAGGTCGCGGCATCCGAACCGCTGTACCTGCGCGTGCCGGACGTCTCCGTCCCCGCCCCCCGCAAGAAGGTCGGCACGTGA
- a CDS encoding sugar transferase, protein MSSATLPLDGETSVGAPRVPPLLEQRLGRLRRRRMWTGSVDAAVIVAASAATAATQWATTSGIGAGSARLQLLAGCFVLATVWIAALFALRATAHRHGAGRRLELLPVLHAAAIGFAALAITAGVARWPLLPEHVLVTLPVGIGALVTARLLREVWRTHGRQGIALAPRALIVGDRAGIEHTIRSLRLDGRLGHNVVGTALADEGVTELTVDHTMYPVLGAPGQAARIARDLCADTVIVAAGTDNPDFVRRLSWSLEGAATDLILATRLTDVSRSRIAFERTNGLALTHISLPRFDHSSMRAKRALDVVVALVALVPIAVITPLIALLIRMDTPGGVFFHQRRIGRDGREFDILKFRTMSVTAEAERAQLEALNQGAGPLFKMKDDPRVTRVGGFLRRFSLDELPQFWNVLKGEMSVVGPRPPLPTEVRGYDGTVFRRLYVQPGITGLWQVSGRSDLTWEQSVRLDLHYVENWSLATDLAIILRTAAVMVRPKGAY, encoded by the coding sequence ATGAGCAGCGCGACGCTGCCTCTCGATGGCGAGACGAGCGTCGGAGCGCCCCGTGTCCCGCCGCTGCTGGAGCAGCGTCTGGGTCGGCTGCGTCGTCGACGCATGTGGACGGGCTCGGTGGATGCGGCTGTCATCGTGGCCGCATCGGCCGCCACAGCTGCCACCCAGTGGGCGACCACTTCGGGGATCGGCGCGGGATCTGCACGACTGCAACTCCTGGCTGGATGCTTCGTGCTGGCGACCGTGTGGATCGCAGCCCTCTTCGCACTGCGGGCCACGGCACACCGGCACGGCGCCGGCCGACGCCTGGAGCTGCTGCCGGTGCTGCACGCAGCCGCCATCGGTTTCGCTGCGCTCGCGATCACGGCGGGCGTCGCGCGGTGGCCGCTTCTGCCGGAGCATGTCCTGGTCACGCTGCCGGTAGGAATCGGCGCCCTCGTGACGGCGAGGCTGCTGCGTGAGGTGTGGCGCACGCACGGGCGGCAGGGCATCGCCCTTGCTCCCCGCGCTCTCATCGTGGGCGATCGTGCCGGCATCGAGCACACGATCCGCTCTCTCCGACTCGACGGTCGGCTCGGTCACAACGTTGTGGGGACGGCGTTGGCGGACGAGGGTGTCACCGAGCTGACCGTCGATCACACGATGTACCCGGTGCTGGGGGCACCGGGTCAGGCCGCGCGGATCGCACGTGACCTGTGCGCGGACACCGTGATCGTCGCTGCGGGAACCGATAACCCGGATTTCGTGCGCCGGCTCAGTTGGAGCCTGGAGGGAGCGGCGACCGATCTGATCCTGGCGACGCGACTGACGGATGTGTCCCGCTCGCGGATCGCGTTCGAACGCACGAACGGCCTCGCGCTCACCCACATCAGCCTGCCCCGATTCGACCACTCGAGCATGCGCGCCAAGCGTGCCCTCGATGTGGTTGTCGCACTCGTCGCGCTCGTTCCGATCGCTGTGATCACGCCGCTCATCGCGCTGCTGATCAGGATGGACACTCCGGGGGGCGTGTTCTTCCACCAGCGACGGATCGGGCGCGACGGCAGGGAATTCGACATTCTGAAGTTCCGCACGATGTCTGTGACGGCCGAGGCGGAGCGCGCGCAGTTGGAGGCACTCAACCAAGGCGCCGGCCCGCTGTTCAAGATGAAGGACGACCCTCGTGTGACTCGCGTGGGTGGGTTCCTGCGCCGCTTCTCGCTCGATGAGCTTCCGCAGTTCTGGAACGTCCTCAAAGGCGAGATGAGCGTCGTCGGCCCCCGGCCGCCGCTGCCCACAGAGGTGCGGGGTTACGACGGCACCGTCTTCCGCCGGTTGTACGTGCAGCCGGGGATCACGGGCCTGTGGCAGGTGAGCGGACGCAGCGACCTGACGTGGGAGCAGAGCGTGCGTCTGGACCTGCACTATGTGGAGAACTGGTCGCTGGCGACCGACCTGGCGATCATCCTTCGTACCGCGGCCGTGATGGTCCGCCCGAAGGGGGCGTACTGA
- a CDS encoding MFS transporter: MSLLTDISSESVSAILPLYITGFLGLSMIAFGVLDGMYQGVSAFVRIAGGHASDRLDQPKWVAFTGYALAALARVGLLFASGFAALTAVVTADRIGKGIRTAPRDALITAASEPEHLGHSFGVHRMLDNIGAALGPVIAFLILLVVPDGFHIVFVASLAFAVIGVVVLGLVVPNVRTRPRSGKDATAAVPKKRFEWGVIWQGPMRRLLAAAGILGLMTIGDGFVYLVLQARSEFAAQWFPLLYAGTNVAFLAFAIPLGRLADRVGRARVFVFGHLGLLAAYVVAAIAVEDILATVLCLVFLGLFYAATDGVLAALAAQLTTPETRGTGIAAAQTVVAVSRFASAAAFGLLWYAIGREQSMFVVAALLAVAIAVVAVLLWPFLSTPAGESA; the protein is encoded by the coding sequence GTGTCGCTCCTGACGGACATCTCATCCGAGTCTGTCTCGGCGATTCTCCCCCTCTATATAACGGGGTTCCTTGGACTGTCGATGATCGCCTTCGGGGTGCTCGACGGCATGTATCAGGGCGTCAGCGCGTTCGTCCGGATCGCCGGCGGTCACGCATCCGACCGCCTCGATCAGCCCAAATGGGTCGCGTTCACCGGGTATGCCCTCGCGGCGCTCGCCCGGGTCGGCCTGCTCTTCGCCTCAGGGTTCGCCGCACTGACCGCCGTCGTTACGGCCGACCGCATCGGCAAGGGGATCCGCACCGCGCCTCGCGACGCGCTCATCACCGCTGCCAGCGAACCCGAGCACCTCGGCCACTCGTTCGGTGTGCATCGAATGCTCGACAACATCGGGGCAGCGCTCGGCCCGGTCATCGCCTTCCTGATCCTGCTGGTGGTGCCCGACGGCTTCCACATCGTGTTCGTGGCGTCGCTTGCGTTTGCCGTGATCGGCGTCGTTGTGCTCGGCCTTGTCGTGCCGAATGTGCGCACGCGACCACGCAGTGGGAAGGACGCGACGGCTGCAGTCCCGAAGAAGCGTTTCGAATGGGGCGTGATCTGGCAGGGGCCGATGCGTCGGCTTCTCGCCGCCGCTGGCATCCTCGGTCTCATGACGATCGGTGACGGCTTCGTCTACCTCGTGCTGCAGGCGCGCAGCGAGTTCGCCGCCCAGTGGTTCCCACTCCTTTATGCAGGGACGAACGTCGCGTTCCTCGCGTTCGCGATCCCGCTCGGCCGCCTGGCCGACCGAGTCGGCCGCGCCCGCGTGTTCGTGTTCGGGCATCTCGGGCTGCTCGCCGCGTACGTGGTCGCCGCCATCGCGGTCGAGGACATTCTCGCGACGGTGCTGTGCCTGGTGTTCCTCGGCCTCTTCTACGCCGCTACCGACGGTGTGCTCGCCGCGCTCGCCGCACAACTGACCACACCCGAAACGCGCGGCACCGGCATCGCCGCCGCGCAGACCGTCGTCGCCGTTTCACGTTTCGCCTCCGCCGCCGCCTTCGGACTGCTGTGGTATGCGATCGGCCGCGAGCAGTCGATGTTCGTCGTCGCCGCCCTGCTCGCCGTGGCGATCGCAGTGGTGGCCGTTCTGCTCTGGCCATTCCTCTCCACGCCTGCCGGGGAATCCGCATGA